Proteins encoded by one window of Mustela erminea isolate mMusErm1 chromosome 7, mMusErm1.Pri, whole genome shotgun sequence:
- the NNAT gene encoding neuronatin isoform X3 produces the protein MAAVAAASAELLIIGWYIFRVLLQVFLECCIYWVGFAFRNPPGTQPIARSVQVLPAEAGIHGIEDRAAGAGRAPAASPQLRSQPPALGGLVTRCSCASRRAWEPVPRRNGGSPVLSRQRSICQGQ, from the exons ATGGCGGCAGTGGCGGCAGCCTCGGCTGAGCTGCTCATCATTGGCTGGTACATTTTCCGCGTGCTGCTGCAG GTGTTCCTGGAATGCTGCATTTACTGGGTAGGATTCGCTTTTCGAAATCCTCCAGGGACACAGCCCATTGCGAGAA GTGTTCAGGTACTCCCTGCAGAAGCTGGCATACACGGTATCGAGGACCGGGCGGCAGGTGCTGGGAGAGCGCCGGCAGCGAGCCCCCAACTGaggtcccagcccccagccctgggcggCCTTGTCACCAGGTGCTCCTGTGCTTCTCGGCGAGCATGGGAGCCAGTGCCGCGCAGGAATGGGGGGTCCCCTGTGCTCTCTCGCCAGAGGAGCATTTGCCAAGGTCAGTGA
- the BLCAP gene encoding bladder cancer-associated protein gives MYCLQWLLPVLLIPKPLNPALWFSHSMFMGFYLLSFLLERKPCTICALVFLAALFLICYSCWGNCFLYHCSDSPLPESAHDPGVVGT, from the coding sequence ATGTATTGCCTCCAGTGGCTGCTGCCCGTCCTCCTCATCCCCAAGCCCCTCAACCCCGCCCTGTGGTTCAGCCACTCCATGTTCATGGGCTTCTACCTGCTCAGCTTCCTCCTGGAGCGGAAGCCTTGCACaatctgtgccttggttttcctGGCAGCCCTTTTCCTCATCTGCTATAGCTGCTGGGGAAACTGTTTCCTGTACCACTGTTCTGATTCCCCGCTTCCGGAATCGGCGCACGACCCCGGCGTTGTGGGCACCTAA
- the NNAT gene encoding neuronatin isoform X2 has product MAAVAAASAELLIIGWYIFRVLLQVFRYSLQKLAYTVSRTGRQVLGERRQRAPN; this is encoded by the exons ATGGCGGCAGTGGCGGCAGCCTCGGCTGAGCTGCTCATCATTGGCTGGTACATTTTCCGCGTGCTGCTGCAG GTGTTCAGGTACTCCCTGCAGAAGCTGGCATACACGGTATCGAGGACCGGGCGGCAGGTGCTGGGAGAGCGCCGGCAGCGAGCCCCCAACTGa
- the NNAT gene encoding neuronatin isoform X1: MRTWVAGGYLRRGHRGCGSAPNSELQEIGGPWRTALALDHSPTTLGTMAAVAAASAELLIIGWYIFRVLLQVFLECCIYWVGFAFRNPPGTQPIARSEVFRYSLQKLAYTVSRTGRQVLGERRQRAPN, translated from the exons ATGCGCACTTGGGTGGCGGGCGGATACTTAAGGCGCGGCCACCGCGGCTGCGGCAGTGCGCCCAACAGCGAACTCCAAGAAATCGGTGGACCTTGGCGAACCGCGCTTGCTCTCGACCACTCACCCACCACTCTCGGAACCATGGCGGCAGTGGCGGCAGCCTCGGCTGAGCTGCTCATCATTGGCTGGTACATTTTCCGCGTGCTGCTGCAG GTGTTCCTGGAATGCTGCATTTACTGGGTAGGATTCGCTTTTCGAAATCCTCCAGGGACACAGCCCATTGCGAGAAGTGAG GTGTTCAGGTACTCCCTGCAGAAGCTGGCATACACGGTATCGAGGACCGGGCGGCAGGTGCTGGGAGAGCGCCGGCAGCGAGCCCCCAACTGa